In the genome of Kluyveromyces marxianus DMKU3-1042 DNA, complete genome, chromosome 1, one region contains:
- the ATP22 gene encoding Atp22p — MLNISRCTNRLGAVVVQRRWIAGVSKETMFDIINNAKSLKQLQILKNDERVHTYVGETLRNPTQETVHELMQVKRKMLRSLGKDYFLAVNYIEQSIPVDVDRLKFRTEFQKQVTPYQYDMFVKTLSHLRTKKGYDRPTRRKELYKAIELHRWCNPKITKESGILLPEDIHKWFYMFVPKEDRLSHYNFLIENNVVIAGDSAERFQSLMLTGSQLEYQVATFQHFIRDPTKRHLFEEKFIIMHAFKPIKNVVDTLIENNDIEHIKEYFDALITRLEHVELKNEKIPYVIRKSYFNQFMLSLLCFARHTYSVEMFLQVTQEFLNSLPKNTPVTFIQKPFAEIISHFQKNQDTETVFKLMSLFDKFALTKPNSKFTNEMLGRIVHSLRSFKDPKLTMSYILSTYCDEKTRIRLNSLGLWCLIFDNKFGHLPLQTISHPEMRKKYITVNVPKRLKYKGTPDTAILNELYIVVFDYYKKKLSKEEYKELVLKCFSAYCHYLKKDLPDNERWKIDTSILRTMIHRAKYDLRDNRLAFDMLIKFYSLNLKPRFDSKSAPFGLVLYGNDSISQEEFNQVLKLMQECNAPMDSKLFITIILRFLKSDDIHSAHEWYNRFLKVGFHLKHFTLIEEAKRLEWKVPETAEKYYQECEEKNKLEKNESFDDIYLQSPVEDSYTEEILKIAEKLGEFVNVSENKREESSKTIIEDC; from the coding sequence ATGTTAAACATCTCACGATGCACCAATCGACTTGGTGCAGTTGTTGTACAGCGAAGATGGATTGCGGGAGTGTCGAAGGAAACTATGTTCgatataataaataatgcCAAAAGTTTGAAACAATTGCAAATACTCAAGAATGATGAAAGGGTGCATACTTATGTTGGAGAAACACTACGAAATCCTACGCAGGAAACTGTTCATGAATTGATGCAGgtgaagaggaagatgtTGCGTTCTCTTGGAAAGGATTATTTTTTGGCGGTGAATTATATAGAGCAAAGCATACCAGTAGATGTCGACAGGCTCAAGTTCCGAACAGAATTTCAGAAACAAGTGACACCATATCAATATGACATGTTTGTCAAAACTCTCAGTCATTTGAGAACCAAAAAAGGTTATGATAGGCCCACTAGGAGGAAAGAATTATACAAGGCTATAGAGTTGCATAGGTGGTGTAATccaaaaataacaaaagaatccggaattcttcttcctgaAGATATCCACAAATGGTTTTATATGTTTGTACCGAAAGAAGACCGCTTGAGTCATTACAATTTTCTAATAGAAAACAACGTTGTAATTGCGGGCGATTCCGCAGAAAGGTTCCAGTCCCTGATGCTCACTGGATCACAATTAGAATACCAAGTGGCTACTTTCCAACATTTCATCAGAGATCCAACTAAAAGGCATCTCTTCGAGGAGAAATTTATTATAATGCATGCGTTCAAACCTATAAAGAACGTCGTTGATACACTCATCgaaaataatgatattGAGCATATTAAAGAGTATTTTGATGCTCTCATAACAAGACTAGAACACGTtgaattgaagaatgaaaaaattcCTTATGTTATCAGAAAATCGTACTTCAACCAGTTTATGCTTTCACTCCTGTGTTTTGCAAGACACACATATTCTGTTGAAATGTTCTTACAAGTAACCCAGGAATTCTTGAATTCGTTACCAAAAAATACTCCAGTTACCTTTATACAGAAACCATTTGCTGAAATAATCAGTCATTTCCAGAAAAACCAAGATACAGAAACGGTGTTCAAACTTATGAGCTTGTTCGACAAGTTCGCATTAACTAAACCAAACAGTAAGTTTACAAACGAGATGCTAGGACGCATAGTACACTCATTAAGGAGTTTTAAAGACCCAAAACTTACAATGTCATATATTTTGAGCACTTATTGTGATGAAAAGACTCGGATAAGGTTGAATTCTCTGGGCCTTTGGTGCTTAATATTTGATAACAAGTTCGGTCATTTACCTTTACAAACTATTAGTCACCCTGAaatgagaaagaaataCATCACTGTGAATGTACCAAAGCGATTGAAGTATAAAGGAACACCGGACACAGCGATTTTGAATGAGTTATACATCGTGGTATTTGACTActacaaaaagaagttatcTAAAGAAGAGTATAAAGAACTTGTTTTGAAATGCTTCAGTGCGTACTGTCATTACTTAAAAAAAGATCTTCCCGATAATGAACGATGGAAGATTGACACTAGCATTTTAAGAACGATGATACATCGCGCAAAATATGATCTAAGAGATAATAGACTAGCATTTGATATGCTGATAAAATTCTATTCTTTAAATTTGAAACCGAGATTTGATTCTAAAAGCGCGCCATTCGGGCTTGTCCTTTATGGAAATGATAGCATTTCGCAAGAAGAGTTCAACCAGGTTTTGAAACTCATGCAGGAGTGTAACGCACCCATGGACTCGAAACTATTCATCACTATCATTCTGAGATTCCTTAAATCAGATGATATTCATTCGGCTCATGAATGGTATAACCGTTTTTTGAAAGTGGGATTTCATCTAAAGCATTTTACATTaatagaagaagcaaaaagGCTTGAATGGAAAGTACCTGAAACTGCCGAAAAGTACTATCAAGAATGCgaagagaagaataaacttgaaaaaaatgaaagttTCGACGATATTTACTTGCAAAGTCCTGTGGAAGACTCCTACACGGAagagattttgaagattgCAGAAAAGCTTGGTGAGTTTGTCAATGTTtcagaaaacaaaagagaagaatcAAGCAAAACCATAATTGAAGACTGCTGA
- the CIA1 gene encoding iron-sulfur cluster assembly protein CIA1: protein MSTLELLKSLNLHADKCWSVDVSKDGIIATGSTDRKIKLVDLNSLKVLEELDDTVHKKTIRSVAWRPHSKTLAAGSFDSTVSIWGKDEDSYDEEGDVLETELLAIIEGHENEIKGVSWSHDGQLLATCSRDKSVWIWEADEMGEEFECISVLQEHSQDVKHVTWHGSLPLLASSSYDDTIRIWKDSDDDWVCCAVLNGHEGTVWSSDFEKKDNNVRLCSGSDDGRVIIWALVEDIDEYEQEWIQETVLPKAHTRAIYSVSWSPEGYIASTGSDGRLVIYEENGSNNWQIKCTYELAHGVYETNMVKWTSSRDKDSLLLTAGDDGNVNIWKFNDE from the coding sequence ATGTCAACATTGGAATTATTGAAATCCCTGAATTTACATGCTGATAAGTGCTGGAGTGTCGATGTTAGCAAAGATGGGATAATAGCTACAGGTAGCACTGATAGAAAGATTAAATTAGTAGACCTCAATTCTTTAAAAGTgcttgaagaattggacGACACTGTtcataaaaaaacaataaggAGTGTAGCCTGGAGGCCACATTCCAAGACACTTGCCGCAGGATCATTTGATTCTACGGTGTCTATATGGGGCAAGGATGAGGATTCATATGACGAAGAAGGTGATGTGCTAGAGACGGAGTTGCTTGCTATCATAGAGGGAcatgaaaatgaaatcaaaggTGTGTCTTGGTCGCATGATGGGCAATTATTAGCTACATGTTCAAGAGATAAAAGTGTGTGGATCTGGGAAGCAGACGAAATGGGTGAAGAATTTGAGTGCATCAGTGTGTTGCAGGAACACTCACAAGACGTAAAGCACGTTACTTGGCACGGATCGCTTCCCTTATTGGCATCCAGTTCTTACGATGATACAATACGGATTTGGAAGGatagtgatgatgattggGTCTGCTGTGCTGTCCTCAATGGACATGAGGGTACCGTATGGTCTTCTGATTTCGAGAAAAAGGACAATAATGTGAGGCTTTGTAGTGGAAGTGATGATGGTAGAGTTATTATCTGGGCTTTAGTAGAAGATATCGATGAGTATGAGCAGGAATGGATACAGGAAACAGTTCTACCGAAAGCGCATACTAGGGCGATCTATAGTGTCAGTTGGAGTCCAGAGGGTTATATTGCAAGTACGGGATCTGACGGACGCTTAGTAATTTATGAAGAGAACGGCAGCAACAACTGGCAGATTAAATGTACTTACGAGTTAGCGCATGGTGTATATGAAACTAACATGGTAAAATGGACTTCTAGTAGAGATAAAGATTCATTGCTACTCACCGCCGGCGATGACGGTAATGTAAACATCTGGAAATTCAATGATGAATGA
- the BIG1 gene encoding Big1p — protein sequence MISPCESETYVLVNQPGILKADFKNRKKSMGLLHKYVETSSTALGFENVEISEHDDLFEDIIDYAMQKCDINDRIDLAGDPENRYDPYVEAHKRIIRVDFPPLPRTDYIFDGNLSRREVLKANDEYLRYIVGTLPSPQHTVIYTSLEASDPIENEEDEGTLTIWPEIFENAWHQLEIDRNDRVSKELPTFVPYRPMIDTSEDLKLSVLDKDFIQKNYGTLVSIAAVSAVFLLYQIGLVLFKSPAISQKPKKVDKKVTTEKKTQ from the coding sequence ATGATCTCTCCATGTGAATCAGAAACGTATGTACTTGTGAACCAACCGGGGATTCTCAAGGCTGATTTCAAGAATAGGAAAAAATCAATGGGACTACTACACAAGTATGTGGAGACAAGTTCAACAGCTTTAGGTTTTGAAAATGTGGAGATCTCTGAACACGACGATCTTTTCGAAGACATAATTGATTATGCTATGCAGAAATGTGATATTAATGATAGAATCGACCTAGCAGGGGATCCGGAAAATCGATATGATCCGTATGTGGAAGCACATAAAAGAATAATACGTGTCGACTTTCCTCCTTTGCCTCGTACAgattatatttttgatgGGAACCTATCGAGAAGAGAGGTTCTTAAGGCGAACGACGAGTATTTGAGATACATTGTTGGGACCTTACCATCACCACAACATACAGTAATTTACACTTCTTTAGAAGCCAGTGATCctattgaaaatgaagaggATGAAGGTACATTAACTATCTGGCCTGAGATCTTTGAGAATGCTTGGCACCAATTGGAAATTGATAGAAACGACAGAGTGAGCAAAGAATTACCCACATTTGTCCCATACAGACCAATGATTGATACATCAGAAGATCTCAAGTTGAGTGTACTAGACAAGGATTTCATCCAGAAAAATTACGGAACCCTTGTATCAATAGCTGCCGTGTCAGcagtttttttgttataCCAGATAGGTCTTGTCCTCTTTAAGTCACCTGCTATTAGCCAGAAACCTAAAAAGGTAGACAAGAAGGTAACTACGGAGAAAAAAACTCAGTGA
- the PEP12 gene encoding SNAP receptor PEP12: MSDSDDESSHFKDNPNFEEWCDTISEYLFELNGCLATMNHFISALEKNVSQGKTNSKVIENINTKTLQLIEKSKGLVSSINEYIHKVNALEETTLDKPHLITREKLTRDVKFSIQEFTKYQQEFLAVTRRINAVAKDALKQEEDKQSHSFSEQILLEDEERSQQQQRQKTQQSQVVIEREPINNEEFAYQQHLIRERDQEISNIERGITELNGIFKDLGGLVQQQGQLVDSIEANLYNVADNTRSAANELNRAMRSGSSTRKLKLYFLLILLFFLLLTTLAVFS, from the coding sequence ATGTCGGACTCAGATGATGAAAGTTCTCATTTTAAGGATAATCCTAACTTCGAAGAATGGTGCGATACCATTTCAGAATACCTATTCGAATTAAATGGATGCCTCGCCACTATGAATCATTTTATCAGTGCTTTAGAAAAGAATGTATCACAAGGTAAAACTAATAGTAAAGTTATCGAGAATATAAATACCAAGACTCTTCAACTTATAGAAAAGAGTAAAGGGTTGGTTTCATCCATAAATGAGTATATTCATAAAGTAAATGCGTTGGAAGAAACAACATTGGATAAACCACACTTAATTACCAGGGAGAAGTTGACTAGGGATGTCAAATTCTCAATTCAAGAGTTTACGAAATATCAACAGGAGTTTTTGGCAGTTACCAGAAGGATAAACGCTGTAGCCAAGGATGCCttaaaacaagaagaggacAAGCAAAGCCACTCTTTCTCCGAACAAATATTGttagaagatgaggaaagatcgcagcaacaacagcgCCAGAAGACACAACAATCACAGGTAGTAATCGAACGGGAGCCAATAAATAATGAAGAATTTGCCTATCAACAACATCTCATAAGGGAAAGAGATCAAGAGatttcaaatattgaaagagGTATCACAGAATTAAATGGTATATTTAAAGATTTGGGTGGATTAGTACAACAACAAGGGCAACTTGTCGATAGTATAGAGGCTAATTTGTACAATGTTGCAGACAATACTAGGAGTGCAGCAAACGAGCTAAACAGAGCTATGAGATCTGGGAGTAGTACTCGCAAATTAAAACTATACTTCTTATTAATATTACTATTCTTTTTACTATTGACAACACTAGCAGTATTTAGTTGA